The window TCACCGTCACGGCCGGGCTTGACCAGCTTGCCAATCCGGATCTTTCTGGGAAACCCATCCTTTTCCCGCTGGGAATCCTTTTCCAGCAGATAGTCGAGGGAATGCACCGAACTGATTGGCGTAGGTTCCGGAGCTGCCCCACCATGCAACATCTGGTAATCGTTATAACCATACATGGACAGAGGCCGGATTGGTGGCTGCAGGTTATGGTACAGATCAACATCTCCTGCTTTCTCAGCCGCCACCAGTTCACGCCTGATCATCTCATCCTGCTCTTTCGTCAAGCCACGCGCTTTACAGCTGACATAGAGTTCACGTAATTTTTTCATGATCTCCGAGGTGTTACGCCAGTTCGTCTGTCTCGTGCTCAATGACACAGCGACGCTGGCAATCCACTAGTTTTCGTCCACCTGGGTACAGAAATACTCGATGGTCTTCTGGGCACAGGTTGGGCAATAACCGAGCTTATTGAGCATGGTATCGATCATCCTGTCATACAGCTTCTGGTTCTCCTCGTTTGTCCGGTTGGCCAATGCTCCGATGAGACTGCCGGCCCCGGCAATATCAGACTTCAACCGCACATCGGTTACAGCCTTGACCAGCTCCAGATTGTCCATAAAGTCATAATTCGGATCAACGGAGATCTTCTGGCCATATACCTTCCTGATCGAGGTTCTGAACGAATCTTTCTGCTCTCTTGTCTTCAGGCCGAGCCGGTCTTCCACCGAGTCGATATACCGCTCGTCAATCTTGATCGCCAGCAGTTCACCGGTCTGGGGATTTTTATACTTCCACATTTTATCCGCCCCCAGATTCTCTGCATCGATGCCTATGATCATGTTCACATAGTTCAAAACATCTTTTCGTATCGCCAGCGGTTCATCCATATACGCATTGAACATCTCTGTCAGAATACGTTCCCGGTACAGGCCCCGTGCTATTTTCAAATCGTCCAGGAATTTTGCCCGATCATTTGCCTCGCTCACGTAGTCGAGAACGATTCGCTCCAGAGACCTGAAGACATCATAGGCAAACATACATTTGCCCTCGTTGGTCTCACTTGATTCAAGCATCAGCTGCATTGTGCGGCCGAGATTTCGCTGCCCCAGCCCCTTCTGGCCAAAACGTTTGGTAATGTCATGATCCTGGTTCAGGATATCAATTACCTCAGAAAGAGTTTTAAGACTCTTCTCTCCAGCAACCTCCCCCGACGCCAGCTTCATGGTTTCGATAGGTGTCAGTTTCTCAGATCTTGGCAGCCTGGTGAGAACCACCGCTACTGAAGCTGCGTAATTCAGGTTCGGGTCCTGATGCATCACATCGCCGGTCAGGGTAGTCTTCGACTCATCACCTATAGCGTAAGCAGTCAGATCACTCTGCAATTTATAGTTGGTATTATGCGAGACATAGCAGATACGGCAGCGATCGATAATGGGCGCCTCTTCCTTTTCTGCCAGAAAGCGATTGAACTCAGAGTTGTTTGAAGTAGCGATGATAAGCGTATCAATCGGCCATCTATAACCGTCAATCTCAATGGTCCTGTTCTGGATTACGCCCAGATAGACCTGCACCAGATCTTTCTTGTTTTTGTAAATCTCATCACTGAAATGAATACCTCCGCCAGCCACCCTTGCCAGGGCGCCACGCCGCAAATCAAAGCGAAATGGATTATTGGTGTCAGTGATATGCAACAACCGCTGAATAGACTCCTCCCCCAGCAGATCTACCGCCGAAGAGGTGATTTTATCCTTGGCAGGATATTTACCGGTCACCGTGCCCAGGCTCTCAACCAGAGGCACTCTCACGATATCGATAAACTCGAGCATCTTGTCGACCTGGCCGTCCGTATAGTCCCGTATATCGTTCCAGATATAGGCGGAGCAGGCACCAAGCGGTCTGTAGTTTTCATACCACTCGTCAATCATGGCGCTGGTCGAGCGATATTTTTTCTGCAGGTACTCTTTTGACTCCCCTTTATTTTCCAAGAGGTTCATCGCCAAAATCATGGGATCTTCGTAAGTCTGGGACTCAATAATTTTGATATTGCCGTAGTCCCCGATCTTATCGAGATATTTGAACCGAAAGGTATACTTGTGGTTTCCCGGCTCTGCCAGGAAATCGCGATACATGGCACACAGGTATTCGACCAGAAAGGTCTTACCATTTCCAGGTTCACCCACCAGCACATATGCCATCTCTTTGGATGAACCGCCCTGGGCCGCATCTTTCACGAAGGAGACAAAGGAATTAATCTCATCGTACATGCCGATGATATGTTTCCTTCCTTCTCTGAAGATGTTGAAGTCAAAAGTGGTTTTACCGTTTACCACCACCTTGTCTATTTCCCGGTCGAGGATCATTCGACTGACACTTTGAAAGGCGTTTTCAAATACTCGCTCTCCCTTTTTGACCGCACCAATATGGTTATGGAGTGTATTCGTCCCTTGGGCTGGCATTATTCCCCTCCTTTGTACGATAGTTCGTAGAAGTTTGAGCGTTAGGTCATATAATTAATTATCTGCACAGATTCACTTGGAATACAAGTTGACACATATAAAAAGAGGCACAGTAAATTACTGTCTCCAACGCAAACCTGCCATCTGGCAGCAAAGCTGTTTGCCGTTTTAGTGTAGCACATTTTTGCCAGGCAGAGGTACTGCCTCAAGCAATTTTAGAATGACGTTCCTGAAGTACAATCGACAATCTTATTTGAGCATATGAACGTTTTATATTGACAGAGTTGATCAAAATTGAGAAATTAATGGATGAATTAATTACTACAATGTCAGAGTCTTGCTGAATTCTGTTCTTACAAAATTCGCAACGCATCATTTTTGATAGAGAAACAAAGGATAATGTAATGAAAAAAGTGTATACAACCGACAAAGCACCAGCAGCCCTTGGTCCATACTCGCAGGCAGCCTCTGCCGGAAATCTGGTGTTTATCTCTGGTCAACTGCCGATTGATCCTGCCACCGGGAAGTTTGTCGAAGGCGACATCGCGACCC of the Desulfosediminicola ganghwensis genome contains:
- a CDS encoding serine protein kinase PrkA, which produces MPAQGTNTLHNHIGAVKKGERVFENAFQSVSRMILDREIDKVVVNGKTTFDFNIFREGRKHIIGMYDEINSFVSFVKDAAQGGSSKEMAYVLVGEPGNGKTFLVEYLCAMYRDFLAEPGNHKYTFRFKYLDKIGDYGNIKIIESQTYEDPMILAMNLLENKGESKEYLQKKYRSTSAMIDEWYENYRPLGACSAYIWNDIRDYTDGQVDKMLEFIDIVRVPLVESLGTVTGKYPAKDKITSSAVDLLGEESIQRLLHITDTNNPFRFDLRRGALARVAGGGIHFSDEIYKNKKDLVQVYLGVIQNRTIEIDGYRWPIDTLIIATSNNSEFNRFLAEKEEAPIIDRCRICYVSHNTNYKLQSDLTAYAIGDESKTTLTGDVMHQDPNLNYAASVAVVLTRLPRSEKLTPIETMKLASGEVAGEKSLKTLSEVIDILNQDHDITKRFGQKGLGQRNLGRTMQLMLESSETNEGKCMFAYDVFRSLERIVLDYVSEANDRAKFLDDLKIARGLYRERILTEMFNAYMDEPLAIRKDVLNYVNMIIGIDAENLGADKMWKYKNPQTGELLAIKIDERYIDSVEDRLGLKTREQKDSFRTSIRKVYGQKISVDPNYDFMDNLELVKAVTDVRLKSDIAGAGSLIGALANRTNEENQKLYDRMIDTMLNKLGYCPTCAQKTIEYFCTQVDEN